One region of Pan paniscus chromosome 5, NHGRI_mPanPan1-v2.0_pri, whole genome shotgun sequence genomic DNA includes:
- the LOC117980568 gene encoding steroid 21-hydroxylase-like translates to MLLLGLLLLLPLLAGARLLWNWWKLQSLHLPPLAPGFLHLLQPDLPIYLLGLTQKFGPIYRLHLGLQDVVVLNSKRTIEEAMVKKWADFAGRPEPLTYKLVSKNYPDLSLGDYSLLWKAHKKLTRSALLLGIRDSMEPVVEQLTQEFCERMRAQPGTPVAIEEEFSLLTCSIICYLTFGDKIKEDNLMPAYYKCIQEVLKTWSHWSIQIVDVIPFLRFFPNPGLRRLKQAIEKRDHIVEKQLRQHKASLVAGQWRDMMDYMLQGVAQPSMEEGSGQLLEGAAHVHMAVVDLLIGGTETTANTLSWAVVFLLHHPEIQQRLQEELDHELGPGASSSRVPYKDCARLPLLNATIAEVLRPQPVVPLALPHRTTRPSSISGYDIPEGTVIIPNLQGAHLDETVWERPHEFWPDRFLEPGKNSRALAFGCGARVCLGEPLACLELFVVLTRLLQAFTLLPSGDALPSLQPLPHCSVILKIQPFQVRLQPRGMGAHSPGQNQ, encoded by the exons ATGCTGCTCCTgggcctgctgctgctgctgcccctgctgGCTGGCGCCCGCCTGCTGTGGAACTGGTGGAAGCTCCAGAGCCTCCACCTCCCGCCTCTTGCCCCGGGCTTCTTGCACCTGCTGCAGCCCGACCTCCCCATCTATCTGCTTGGCCTGACTCAGAAATTCGGGCCCATCTACAGGCTCCACCTTGGGCTGCAAG atgtggtggtgctGAACTCCAAGAGGACCATTGAGGAAGCCATGGTCAAAAAGTGGGCAGACTTTGCTGGCAGACCTGAGCCACTTACCT ACAAGCTGGTGTCTAAGAACTACCCGGACCTGTCCTTGGGAGACTACTCCCTGCTCTGGAAAGCCCACAAGAAGCTCACCCGCTCAGCCCTGCTGCTGGGCATCCGTGACTCCATGGAGCCAGTGGTGGAGCAGCTGACCCAGGAGTTCTGCGAG CGTATGAGAGCCCAGCCCGGCACCCCTGTGGCCATTGAGGAGGAATTCTCTCTCCTTACCTGCAGCATCATCTGTTACCTCACCTTCGGAGACAAGATCAAG GAGGACAACTTAATGCCTGCCTATTACAAATGTATCCAGGAGGTGTTAAAAACCTGGAGCCACTGGTCCATCCAAATTGTGGACGTGATTCCCTTTCTCAGG TTCTTCCCCAATCCAGgtctccggaggctgaagcaggccaTAGAGAAGAGGGACCACATCGTGGAGAAGCAGCTGAGGCAGCACAAG GCGAGCCTGGTGGCAGGCCAGTGGAGGGACATGATGGACTACATGCTCCAAGGGGTGGCGCAGCCGAGCATGGAAGAGGGCTCTGGACAGCTCCTGGAAGGAGCTGCACACGTGCACATGGCTGTAGTGGACCTCCTGATCGGTGGCACTGAGACCACAGCAAACACCCTCTCCTGGGCCGTGGTTTTTTTGCTTCACCACCCTGAG ATTCAGCAGCGACTGCAGGAGGAGCTAGACCACGAACTGGGCCCTGGTGCCTCCAGCTCCCGGGTCCCCTACAAGGACTGTGCACGGCTGCCCTTGCTCAATGCCACCATCGCCGAGGTGCTGCGCCCGCAGCCCGTTGTGCCCTTAGCCTTGCCCCACCGCACCACACGGCCCAGCAG CATCTCCGGCTACGACATCCCTGAGGGCACAGTCATCATTCCGAACCTCCAAGGTGCCCACCTGGATGAGACGGTCTGGGAGAGGCCACATGAGTTCTGGCCTG ATCGCTTCCTGGAGCCAGGCAAGAACTCCAGAGCTCTGGCCTTCGGCTGCGGTGCCCGCGTGTGCCTGGGCGAGCCGCTGGCGTGCCTGGAGCTGTTCGTGGTGCTGACCCGACTGCTGCAGGCCTTCACGCTGCTGCCCTCCGGGGACGCCCtgccctccctgcagcccctgccccacTGCAGTGTCATCCTCAAGATACAGCCTTTCCAAGTGCGGCTGCAGCCCCGGGGGATGGGGGCCCACAGCCCAGGCCAGAACCAGTGA
- the LOC112440090 gene encoding tenascin-X-like yields the protein MRLSWSVAQGPFDSFVVQYEDTNGQPQALLVDGDQSKILISGLEPSTPYRFLLYGLHEGKRLGPLSAEGTTGPAPAGQTSAESRPRLSQLSVTDVTTSSLRLNWEAPPGAFDSFLLRFGVPSPSTLEPHPRPLLQRELMVPGTRHSAVLRDLRSGTLYSLTLYGLRGPHKADSIQGTARTLSPVLESPRDLQFSEIRETSAKVNWMPPPSRADSFKVSYQLADGGQPQSVQVDGRARTQKLQGLIPGARYEVTVVSVRGFEESEPLTGFLTTVPDGPTQLRALNLTEGFAVLHWKPPQNPVDTYDVQVTAPGAPPLQAETPGSAVDYPLHDLVLHTNYTATVRGLRGPNLTSPATITFTTGLEAPRDLEAKEVTPRMALPTWTEPQVRPTGYLLSFNTPGGETQEILLPGGITSHQLLGLFPSTSYNARLQAMWGQSLLPPVSTSFTTGGLQIPFSRDCGEEMQNGAGASRTSTIFLNGNRERPLNVFWDMETDGGGWLVFQRRMDGQTDFWRDWEDYAHGFGNISGEFWLGNEALHSLTQAGDYSMRVDLRAGDEAVFAQYDSFRVDSAAEYYRLHLEGYHGSAGDSMSYHSGSVFSARDRDPNNLLISCAVSYRGAWWYRNCHYANLNGLYGSTVDHQVRVSWHHWKGFEFSVPFTEMKLRPRNFRSPAGGG from the exons ATGCGCCTCTCGTGGAGCGTGGCCCAGGGCCCCTTTGATTCCTTCGTGGTCCAGTATGAGGACACGAACGGGCAGCCCCAGGCCTTGCTCGTGGACGGCGACCAGAGCAAGATCCTCATCTCAGGCCTGGAGCCCAGCACCCCCTACAGGTTCCTCCTCTATGGCCTCCATGAAGGGAAGCGCCTGGGGCCCCTCTCAGCTGAGGGCACCACAG GGCCGGCCCCTGCTGGTCAGACCTCAGCAGAGTCAAGGCCCCGCCTGTCCCAGCTGTCTGTGACTGACGTGACCACCAGTTCACTGAGGCTCAACTGGGAGGCCCCACCTGGGGCCTTCGACTCCTTCCTGCTCCGCTTTGGGGTTCCATCACCAAGCACTCTGGAGCCGCATCCGCGTCCACTGCTGCAGCGCGAGCTGATGGTGCCGGGGACACGGCACTCGGCCGTGCTCCGAGACCTGCGTTCCGGGACTCTGTACAGCCTGACACTGTATGGGTTGCGAGGACCCCACAAGGCCGACAGCATCCAGGGCACCGCCCGCACCCTCAGCCCAG TTCTGGAGAGCCCCCGTGACCTCCAATTCAGTGAAATCAGGGAGACCTCAGCCAAGGTCAACTGGATGCCCCCACCATCCCGGGCGGACAGCTTCAAAGTCTCCTACCAGCTGGCGGACGGAG GGCAGCCTCAGAGTGTGCAGGTGGACGGCCGGGCCCGGACCCAGAAACTCCAGGGGCTGATCCCAGGTGCTCGCTACGAGGTGACCGTGGTCTCCGTCCGAGGCTTTGAGGAGAGTGAGCCTCTCACAGGCTTCCTCACCACGG ttCCTGACGGTCCCACGCAGTTGCGTGCACTGAACTTGACCGAGGGATTCGCCGTGCTGCACTGGAAGCCCCCCCAGAATCCTGTAGACACCTATGACGTCCAGGTCACAGCCCCTGGgg CCCCGCCTCTGCAGGCCGAGACCCCAGGCAGCGCGGTGGACTACCCCCTGCATGACCTTGTCCTCCACACCAACTACACCGCCACTGTGCGTGGCCTGCGGGGCCCCAACCTCACTTCCCCAGCCACCATCACCTTCACCACAG GGCTAGAGGCCCCTCGGGACTTGGAGGCCAAGGAAGTGACCCCCCGCATGGCCCTGCCCACTTGGACTGAACCCCAAGTCCGGCCCACAGGCTACCTGCTCAGCTTCAACACCCCTGGTGGAGAGACCCAG GAGATCCTGCTCCCAGGAGGGATCACATCTCACCAGCTCCTCGGCCTCTTTCCCTCCACCTCCTACAATGCACGGCTCCAGGCCATGTGGGGCCAGAGCCTCCTGCCGCCCGTGTCCACCTCTTTCACCACGG GTGGGCTGCAGATCCCCTTCTCCAGGGACTGCGGGGAGGAGATGCAGAACGGAGCTGGTGCCTCCAGGACCAGCACCATCTTCCTCAACGGCAACCGGGAGCGGCCCCTGAACGTGTTTTGGGACATGGAGACTGATGGGGGCGGCTGGCTG GTGTTCCAGCGCCgcatggatggacagacagacttCTGGAGGGACTGGGAGGACTATGCCCATGGTTTTGGGAACATCTCTGGAGAGTTCTGGCTGG GCAATGAGGCCCTGCACAGCCTGACACAGGCAGGTGACTACTCCATGCGCGTGGACCTGCGGGCTGGGGACGAGGCTGTGTTCGCCCAGTACGACTCCTTCCGCGTAGACTCGGCTGCGGAGTACTACCGCCTCCACTTGGAGGGCTACCACGGCAGCGCAG GGGACTCCATGAGCTACCACAGCGGCAGTGTCTTCTCTGCCCGTGATCGGGACCCCAACAACTTGCTCATCTCCTGTGCTGTCTCCTACCGAGGGGCCTGGTGGTACAGGAACTGCCACTACGCCAACCTCAACGGGCTCTACGGGAGCACAGTGGACCATcaggtgaggg TGAGCTGGCACCACTGGAAGGGCTTCGAGTTCTCGGTGCCCTTCACGGAAATGAAGCTGAGACCAAGAAACTTTCGCTCCCCAGCGGGGGGAGGCTGA